The genome window AGTCGTGCACGGGATTCCGGTTTATTTCAGAGATTTCACGAGACTCGTGGATTTAAAAAACGAGGCGCTCGGACTGAAGGAAGACTGGGAGCTTTTCGGAACAAGCTGGCAGGCTGATCTGGCTGCCAAAAAAATTGAAGGCTGGAAACATGGCTGATTTTCATTATGCCAGGGGAAGGATTATTGAGACCATCAATTTCATCGCTCTGGAAATGGCTGAATTCGAAGCTGATTATGCCGGGATCACAAAAGAACAATATCATGCGGATCGCAAACTGCAGAAACTTGCCGACCGCACAGTGGAAAATGCAATCACAGCGCTGATCGAACTGGCAGGTGCATTATTGTCAGAAGCCGAGATTCAGGCGGACAGTTATGCAGACGCTCTTTCCAAAGCCGGCAGCCTGTTGAAGCTAACCCCTGAAGAAACCGAAATCCTCTCGCGCTTTGCTT of Candidatus Wallbacteria bacterium contains these proteins:
- a CDS encoding DUF86 domain-containing protein, whose amino-acid sequence is MADFHYARGRIIETINFIALEMAEFEADYAGITKEQYHADRKLQKLADRTVENAITALIELAGALLSEAEIQADSYADALSKAGSLLKLTPEETEILSRFASHRNRLAHRYLNFRFEVIGHFNKNIPLIKKVLKLILNAEK